In the Arachis ipaensis cultivar K30076 chromosome B10, Araip1.1, whole genome shotgun sequence genome, one interval contains:
- the LOC110268467 gene encoding uncharacterized protein LOC110268467: MGFSSMKAIQDWKIDRRLFLALAKAYNTTTSKLELVVGDIDVTTDKIGLALGLPSIGKSFPKEEDWTLEQKRLVAPFKSVTNPWLQEVLHSRECNVSTSKGRDYFRRAFTIFIISSFLAPTSSAVTSPKHLHAIVDVENITRYNWARFVHDELMKGVQKFKEKNTLSIDGCLYVLMIIYYHKDTFGDKENYMGPPPPWIAY, translated from the exons ATGGGATTCTCATCCATGAAGGCTATTCAAGATTGGAAAATTGATAGGCGGTTATTCCTCGCACTTGCTAAAGCATATAACACAACAACAAGCAAACTGGAATTAGTGGTGGGGGATATCGATGTGACAACAGACAAAATTGGGTTAGCTCTAGGATTACCTTCAATTGGTAAAAGTTTTCCAAAAGAAGAAGATTGGACTTTAGAGCAAAAAAGATTAGTTGCCCCGTTCAAGTCTGTGACAAACCCATGGTTACAAGAAGTATTACATTCAAGAGAATGTAATGTTTCAACATCCAAAGGGAGAGATTATTTTAGGAGAGCATTTACAATATTCATTATTAGCTCATTTTTGGCACCAACAAGTAGCGCTGTCACATCCCCAAAGCACTTACATGCCATTGTTGATGTAGAGAATATCACAAGATACAATTGGGCGAGATTTGTGCATGATGAGCTTATGAAAGGGGTTCAAAAATTTAAGGAAAAAAATACATTAAGTATTGATGGTTGTCTTTATGTTTTGATG ATTATCTATTACCACAAAGACACATTCGGAGATAAGGAAAATTATATGGGGCCTCCACCACCATGGATTGCTTATTAG